One Aegilops tauschii subsp. strangulata cultivar AL8/78 chromosome 2, Aet v6.0, whole genome shotgun sequence genomic window, ATCCAATGTTGCGAAAGCAAGCTTGGAGTTGCCTGACTTATCTTTAGGTGTAGAACTGATAGTAAGATGGAGAAGAGATAATGCAACAAAAATCTTAGATAAGGCAGTGAAGTCCATTGCGCATTCTGATTTTTTGTAGCTCCAGACATCAGTTGTATTGAGACATGGATGGCTCTACACCTGAAGCACATATATCTGACAAGCATGATCACATGTTCCCTTCAGGGTCTGATGGCCCATGGAGAGGCGAAGCGAAAGACGGTTAGGAAGCGCAAGAGAATTGGCAAAGACAGCAAGTCCATCTGTATTTAATAGCAAGTCCATGTACTACTACATGAGAAGTACTGCTAGTGAGACTTCACTGCCCCATTTCAACAAACTTGTATACGCAATCCTGGTTTGACAAAGTACTCTGCTGCTGGTTTCAGTTCCCTCACTGGATTTGCAGGCTCACGACCATCCTCTAACACCCCGTCAGTGCCACCGATTTAAAGGAGCTCCGTGAGCGTGTACTTCTCCTGGTATACAATTTCGTTCCTCCCTATATTGCAGTCATTTTGGTTAGTAAACTTGTATGGACGAAAAAGAATTGTGCCAGGAAGTTCATATCTTAAATCTAGATAAGTTCGAAAAACAAACCACGACCAGTTTGAAAAAGAACCACCCTCGCGCCACCGCGGCGCCCAGGCCGTTCACTGCCGGCACCACAGTCCGTTCACCGGTGACACAGAGGCCGTTCAACGACGCAATGGTGAGGTCTGGCCTTTCCCCTTCCTCTTTTTATGTAGCCTCCGAGTCGAAGTTCACCTCCATGTGCTACTCCACTCGTAGCTCCCAGCCTACCCTCGAGCAAGTTCGTGCCGTGCACGAGATCAGTTCAACCTGTGCACTTGGTACATTTGTGGGAATGTCTGAGCAAAAAGAGAAACCACATATTTTTCTGCAACATTTCGACCCTGCATCCCATGAGTTCCTGATTTATTTCTTTTGTGCAATAGTTCGACCTCGACGCTTGTGGCAGTCCCACAAGGACGAGTATGGTCTACGATCGAGCAGTTGGTTCCCAAGCGAGTTCTTGGCTGAAGGTGGGCTTCCACGATGAGGTGTGGAACGCAATGTACATGGAGATCCTGATGGAGTACGATGATGGCGATGTGGCGCAGGTGGACCTCATGGAGTTTGGCTGGGCTGGCGGCGGTCGGCGGTGGACGCGGGTGCATGAGTTGTGGGGCTCCATCTGCCGCTCGACCACCACTTACTCCCACTCTGTTCACTGGTTTTGTTTTCATTGTCACGCCTGTTCCTCGTCGACCTGCAGCAGGAGACACGAGATCACCCCGGCACTGCTGGTCACATGAAGGTCGCCAAAAATGGTATATTCTCCATAAAAATAGGTGTTTGCTTATCTATATTCTCTATTGTTGAATTATATAATGTTAAAAAGTCCACTAGATGAAAAATTCGCTGTGTTAGCTAGATCAGTACGAGTGCTCATTAGTAAGACAAAAGTAGCAGTACTGATCATTACGACTTACACAAATACTAGTACTGATCAGTACTATATAGAGCCAAGCTTCACTATGGATATTACTGACCATAGGAATTTATTAGAATAATTTAATGTTTTTGTAGCTCACCTCTAATTTGTTTCTCTCTACTGCTCTTTTCTCTCACCATTTTGTTTCTCTCTGTACTGCAGCACGAGAGAGGTTTGGACGGACGCTGATCACTAGCCCACTATGACGCCGCCGATCACTAGCACGAAGGACACCAGCAGGTTGAGGATGAAGTACATGACGCAGACAATGAGGACGACCGAAACATGGAATCCGTACACATAGCACCAACTGCAAATTCAAAATTTCTGTCTGATGATTTGATTGCTACTTCTTAAAGAAAGTGTACATAACAGTTAGATGTTTCTGCAAGAAAGGAAAATTTGTATGAATCAAAAACAATGATCAGTATGAATCAAAAACAATGATCAGTATGAATCAAAAACAATGATCAGTTCGATAGTGCTCTCTCCTGCCTATTTTGGTTGATGCCACGAATAGTGAAAAAATTGTATGGGAATGTTTAATTATTACTAGCATGTAAGTTCAAAAAATAAAACACAGTCAGTTTGTCTGTGAATTTGAGGAAATCCGTCAATGGACCCGAGGAAATTATGCTCAAACAAAAAACACAACACATTATTCGGGTAAAAATTTATTTCAGTTCAGCTACGCAAACCATGCAAGTTCGATAATGATGATACCATAAGTTCGGACAAGGAAACAAATATGAATTTAAAACCAAAAACTTTCACTTCTATAAGTTCAAGTGCTCATCCATACACGGTAATTCAAGTTGGTAAAAGTTCAAGTCGCAAAACAAAAGAAGTCCAGAACATCATTGCAAGAAATGTGAGTTAAAAAAGAAACAAAACATTTTTCTTTTATAAAAAATGTCATTCAGTTCAACGATACAAACGATGCAAGTTCGGGGACGATGATATCGTAAACCGTTGAAAGGCCTGGCATGCTGCTGGCAGACGCCTTGGCTGAGTACCACTTCCCCTCCTACTTGCTCATGAGCGGCCACATTACACCCCAGGAGAGGACGGCgccgaagaggagggagaggttgacgAGGTGCGAGCAGATCATCCCGGCGCCAACATACGTCAGGCTGAAGTCGAAGAAAAATCTGGCCACGGAATCATCGAGAATTTAAAATGGTGAATTCTCTCATGCATTTTCATTTTTCAACCATCGAAACTTAAAAATTGTTCAGCgagagaaaaaaagaagaagtcATATAGGCGTTACGTTTACTTCAGGTTTTTAGCCCGAAGGTGGGAAACCGGCGGAAGCCGCAGACGTTGCCATCGGTGTAGAACCACTGGAAGAAGCTCCAGAAGAAGCTGATCCCAAAGTACTTGAGGAATCCCACGGACCTGCTGCCTGTTGCGGTAAAGGTTGAAAGAAATTCTGAATCAGTCCGGGCCACCCGTTTCTAAAGCATTTTTTACACAGTTAAAACACGATTTGATTCATCGTAGCTGGGAATAAGAAGATGTCCTTTTCACGCAAaagaaaggaaaaataaaaagggTCGGACCTTGCATTCTTATCTCCTTGAGGTGTGTGGAACCCGTTTATGAGGACGGCAGTGGCAGTCCCACTTCGGTAGATTAGCTTGTAGTCGATCATCAGTACCTGAAAGTGTTTAGTTTCACCACCAAATCGTCAGTTAAATTGAAGACCGATTGCGACTACGAATCAATTGTAAATATCTTTCTCatcaagaacaaaaataaaatgcaGACTGGCTAGGTTTAGTCAGTGACCGCAACCCTGGTGCTACGGTCTTGCGAGCAATGCCTCAAGTTTCAGTTCTTCTGACAGTATAGCAGCGACCCAGGAAAATCGGGAAGCGCGGCTCACCATGGACACGGAGAGATCAGAGAGGGCGCTGGAGCATGGAAATGGAATTAAGCCCATAGTTTTAATTTCTTTGTGTCCTCATAAATACAACAAATCAACAAATCATGGTGATACCtaatcaaattcaacaaatgAACAAATCAATCAAGGGGCGGTTGACCATTGGCCATCTCTCCTTCTTTTACAGCAAAAGCCTCAGCTTCTTGGTGGGGAGAGGGCTctgcacctcctcctcctcggcccacctcttcACCCCTGCTTTCTCCGGCATCGGCAGCAGGTTCAGGTCGAAGTTCCTCAGCACGGCGGAGGACGCCGACATGGAGACGGACATGGACATggacacggaggtgccgtcccaGTAGTGGCAGTGCTTGTGCCCTCCGAGCGCCTGCCCGGTCTTGAAGCCCCGCCCGCAGACGGTGCACTGATGCGGGCCGCCGCTGCTCTCGCCCGAGGACGCCGCCGCGCTCGCCTCCGACCCACCGCCCGCGGACGCCTGCACGGCGATGCAGCGCTCTCCGGTGGGCGGCGGCTTGCGGTGGCTGGACTTGTGCCCGCCGAGCGCCTGGTACGATGCGAACGCCTTCCCGCAGACCGCGCAGCTGAACCGCAGCTCCTGAGCCGGCGCGGGGGACGGGTTCCACGCGCTCGCCTGCTGCTCCTTGTCGGTGGCGACGAGCGCGGCGAGGCAGATGGCGAAGTAGTCGTCCTTGTTGAGCGCCGGCGTGGCGGTGGGAACCAGGGAGAGGGAGAGGTCGGTCTAGTCCGCCACCATCCCGCGGACAAAAACAAATCCTAACCGGACTCTAATTTACTAGTAGTTAACTCCTATCACAACACGGACTAGTACTTCTGCTACTTGCGTGCAACCAGCCACACGTACTTTCCTTCAAAAAATTTTTCCTTCCTTCCTTCCAAAAAAAGAAGCCACACGTACTAATCACCGGCTACCTTGATCACCATTAGTCTAAATCTAGTATAAACTCCTACTACATGACTCAACCAATGCTATGACTAGGACAAGATTACCTAAGAATCTTCCCCTAATCTTGATTTGTTATCTTCTCGTACTCGTTCTGATCTTGGCTCGTTGAATATCTGCATCTTGTCGACTCATCGACTCAACCGCCATATCCGTACACCGAGTATGACCCATTTGGAAACATGCGGAACCTTCTTGCTCTACAATGTTGTGCCACAGCCATTGCTTGGCCGCTGCCTTGCACTCGGTCCGCACCATACTCAATATACTTGCTTGCAGTAGATCCACTCTTCACTGGTCGCACTCCTCGCTTTTTGATGGCTTCGCCTACCATCATCCGCCTTCGGCATCACACCGAATCTACACTGGCCGCAACCAGGACGCTCCACGAGGACATGGACATGACTCACGGAACACCGTGCATACCGCTTCAACTCCAACGAATCACACACAGAGACGAGCACTTGGACATGACGACGACTCATAGACGCAACAACGACTGATCTTGCAAACTCGCACGACTCCTTGACTCATCCAACTCCCCTGGATGACGATCTTGATGAGCTCCAGTACCGCACCTCGGCACCACCTCTCCCATCAACGATCTCCTTCCACCATCTTCCCGACGACAACCTGTCGTCTACCACCTTGTCGCTCCACCGAACGACGATCGCCTGACCCTCCTCGTCGCTGCATCACCCAACGACTTCATGACCCGCCCCGGGGCGCTAGTAGGTCACCACCCTGGGGCAAGCGCGGCTTCAAatcaaccttgctctgataccaattgttggaATTACGTCCACAGGATCGATCACATCAAAGTAGACGAAGAACACAGGCACGAAAACTTGGCCAAGGGCACATGTCGTGCCCcttctttctctttttattttctccttttttCACCACAATGTTACAAAGTTATGCCCTGGCTACACATATATATATGCACACGCACGCCCATGCGCCTGCGTGCGCGCGTGCACGGCATGGCCCTGCCGGCTATGCCACTGGCCGGCCGATTAGCTTAGGCCTAATGGCCACTGCGACTTGGCCCCAACCCCTGTTAATTAGGGTAGGCCTAATTAATTTTGCCCAAAAAACCTTGTTAATTTATCTGTCTTTTTAGTTTAGTCTGGTAATTACACAATGGCACCTGGGTCAattgggccctctggacccacatGTAAGCCACATGTACATAGTGATGGGTACACTTCTGTGTGCCCACAGAATTTTTCCAATTAACTTCGAAATaattaataattccagaaattcaaataaaatttgaaaaatcatataaataattcgtaactcggatgagaataatttatatatgaaagttgctcagaataaCATGAAGAATCCGAATATGCTATCCACTCATCTGTCACATGCCTATAAATATGATGAACACAAATCTTTCCCCTctggttcatttgtccgaaaactgCCTAAAGTCGGGAAAACATTCCCAGATGTTTCCCCGCTTCGTCTACAACGTGTAGCACTGCGATAGCTCACCCTaacacaacatattgccatgtcaagcatCACGATGCatttgtttgctttatatttactgtttcttccccctcttctctccggtagaccccgagacgaCGCTGCTCCCGGGGTACGACTACACACCTGACGACCAGTCcctttcagcagagcttccaggcaagaaAAAACCCCTTGATCATTCCTATATCGCCCATTCCTTCTCTCTCATgtttgcattagattttgctaccaTTGTTCGTCTATTCccattctgatgcatagcctgcttttgtaacctgctatTGTTACCTTACCTTGTATCATatatgcttagtataggttgattagtaatccatcagtgacccctcaCCTTATCCCTGTTGCCCCCGCTTTATTACCGGATGTTCCGATCAACGTGATCGAGGTGCAGAGACCGACACATCACCGAACACCCCCTTAGTTgtacgactctgcagagctactattgAGTGCTGAGGGTGATACCTCTTAACGCACTCCTAATAATATCTCTGTAGTGTAGATAATCGGTCGTGGATTAcggagggtgattcctccttcaccactgtcgataacgactctgtcgtgcaactcCTCAAGTGTGAACCCTTCAAGGGTGATTCTCCAAGTTCACCTTGACGGTTACATTGAGTGGAAATCCATCGAGGCTGATTTCTCAGGGTTTTCCCCTTGATATTGGACACaaggttaccttgactttacctCAGAACCttgttgaagtcgggtcggcccCGAGGGGTACCCACGAGAGTTACCAGAGTCGGATTGACCAAGAGCGtacccgcgagataattacgcgGCACAACCGGGCAGCCTTAGCCCTTGGCATAAGTCCGCGAGATGGGACAAAGGGACCACAGATCATGGATCATTAATCATTTCCGCACCCTCCCAAGATACTAACGGGTTTGGATATGTGAGCTGAGTAGGCCTCTAGCCTTTCCGCATTGACCACCACGCGGGAATAAGTATGGGCAATCGGCATCGTACGATTCTTTCGAAAGCTCTCAGATGTCAGCAGTTTAGCAGTGCGCGCCCGGTTGGACGGTGACCACCTGCGCTTGTATAAGGTGGTGGATTTGCTCcaggccgcgttcgcaacgtgcaggattGCAAACGATGAATGGCCCATGACCCCTTCGCATTTAGGATGTAGACTGTCGTGTTGGCCTCTCTGATGAGGCTAGGTAGGACTATGGTGTGTCGATCAGTCGAGGCCCGGCATGACCTAGAAAAGTGTGTTCACCCGGATttaatcaagcgtgttgggtaagttggtgcacccctgcagggaagtatatctattcgaatagtcgtgtccacgaATAGATgctcggagttgtatcccgatctatacaactagaactagataccGGAGGCACTAATTGGATATGATGGCTCTGGGATcactttctcgcagggagtcgagaaaggatctcgaGGCGTTACTACAACATACTTGTTACTTATGATATGCTAATCTGCACTCCTCTAATGCTGCAAAACGCTGCAATATTCTAGttttcgataggctaggccttcccttctattctggcatttctgcagttcagtccaaaGATTTAGCCCCATTcctttgatactgatgcatacttagtatagatcttatgtaagtcttgcgagtactttggatgggtactcacagttgctttgctACCTTGTTTCCCCATCTACCTGATTATTTTTTATCAGATGACAGAGTCCAGGATCCATCTGATCCCGCTgacgactactactaccccgacgaagcctactactacgtggagaccattgacgactaggagtagttaggaggctcccaggcaagAGGCCTTTGCCTTTTCGATCACATGTCGTTGTTTTGCTAGCCATCTTAAGGAAGACTTGtctacttatgtctgtactcagatattattgcttccgccgactcttgtgtattcgatcttatgtattcgagcccttgaggcccctggcttgtaatataaagcttgtattattttaatttgtgtctagagttgtgttgtgatatcttacCGTGAGTCTCTGGTCTTGATCGTGtgcatttgcgtgtatgattagtgcacAATTAAGTCGGCGGCATCACATGTTGGTattagagccgactgcctgtTGGAAGCCCCTTTCCAACTACTTGGCTaaagttgagtctagtctttggaaaactattttactaacattgttgtgtggcttacgggcccacatcgccaatggatggtattaggatcttttattcctctcCTTTACTCCGGAATtatgatctctcttctattcgggttaaaggttttactaactctaactttaggttctcgtaactacttcctcccggagagcccctcattCCATATGATGGCTTGATTCATCAGAAGACTCTGAAGATACTCTCAGATGTTCTCTCGAGAACATGTTGTagcatcccaaatttccaatttggaatgttatacatagatcattcatgcatatcatatttttgctgcatttcgtttcgcgatcctcaaaatcctaagcaactcaaggaccctcagagagagttcgggatttccctgttttcatatttgaattttatcaaatattgaaacgaggattatttgttttaattatttttctctccgaaaatatttcgtattcaaatatatgagaggagataatatgacttctcaaaaataaatgaaatattggaggaaaaatattaaaatcaaatattggattttattcggagtttttcgctattttatttgaattaggaaaaatatacgttttttaaaattgcattttaggcccaaataaatgttcaccttgtccggcctatttttagaggacggggaaaatttatttcgggatttttggagtccgtttaatatttcttttctttctttttctgcacgttaGAATTATTAAAAAAACAAAAGTGAACCGACTCAGGGCCGTAACTGGCCAGGACTCCTcgggccggcctttaaagcccgAGAGCCCGAGCCCCGAGCCAGCCCAGCCGTCACCCGCGCCCTAACCCTAATCCCGCCGccgcaccgcgccgccgcccgccgcgccggACTCGCCGGACCCGAGGTAGCCGCCTCAGTTTTCGTGAGAAAACCGTTTTGGTtctttttcgaaaccctagatccaTATTTTATATAGATCCGGTTCGGTttattttcggtttagttatttagcgaacgcccgttttacgttcgttttaacgaacggttttcaccgtttaaccgcagacaacgaacgttcgttcgttagcctgttcgtcagtttttcttttttctcagattttccgcgattattttcgatcgcgatttctgatccgatttttgttttagtttatcttttcgctcgtttatcggaatcaggcgattcaagcacctagatcttcgtctcgaaaccctctttttgtttaaccaacttgaacaagattttggtactgtaaaatttgactttagttcagattagtaaacggatcttgtttctttcgcagtttgagtttcgttgctccgcttgatttgattctttttgcaaaccggagttcttaagttgaactttctggtcaattcCTCTTACTTGAGTTTTGCCCGTGcgtctttgcttgattgcttatatatgctattgtttgtttgcgatagaattcccagagtgcgaagcgtgctactacgagtccctaggttttgtcgatcgtcagcaaggcaagtaacacattgatcatacttctttcatacccagcttttatgcattagttccaatcctcaaacactgcatgattaggatgtgattaacttgtgggtattgggaagtagttgatgaggtagaacctattgccctgttatattcaaaccttgggagttacttctacgtattgcttaaattgctatgctatgctcgtagacgtggattaggtttgagtgtatccatgacagatgtgagattgattaattaatggttcaacttaaggtggcaactttaatacacatctgggtggattgcttgtcgggcacctggagaatccagtgttgtcctaggatatcccggagtacccgtgtgatcatcctaaggtccgccacccaggctcaaagggagcTGAGAtaatttcatgctagaaacttccgtgtgcagccacaagctattatgggctctagcatagttgagtaagttgtgtgagctcttgaagaggtggatcagcaggtagagggatgtaggttggtatggtctgcccggagtaaagagttaatgtttttgaaaggctatgtctcggtcatccgtttctcaaacaccttgtagtgcgagaaatccaacggaggagatcgagtcttgtggggaaaagtgcgcaaacctctgcagagtgtacaatctaatcatggttagccgtgtccccggttatggacaatcttgagtatctagtacttggagtatcctaagtatctcatcactctaaattaatattgttgggttgatagttactttaattgggattgagttggaggaaccttctcaatgatgtttcaactaccatgatagttaaaataaaatctattcctttgttgtagggaaaaattggcttttcgcaaaactataaccatagagctttccaccagccaaatattcATGTAGTGATAGcgttattctgttcttgctctactgtgttatattgccagcatattccatgtgctgacccgttttcgggctgcaacgtattatgttgcagacttttcagacaaggagtaaggttcgttaggtcgttgccgtgcagctcagctatgccattggagttgatggactcactttatcttccaagccttccgctgttatcgtattagatggccttaagccatatctattgtaataagttctcttttgagacattcgatgtaataagtgtgtgattgctactctgttataaatccttcgagtactgtgtgtgccagcattaccgatccagggatgacactgaagcacagagacttgaccgtttgaggtcgggtcgctacaagatggtatcagagcataactgagtgtaggacacgaccactaagataagccctagatcactcttctctactcatttctgactcctctccattttctactctttaggatggcggatttgaagaacaagtttgcacaaccggatgtagacacaccctttggacgccacctgaaggaagtcactaggtacttgaacatcggaataccaagcttcaccgggacttacaacgccactttaccagaagaggagcgctggatgattcaagttcaagttccaggaaggacgttctcgCCAATCACCAAGCCCATagaattttcttttgaagcacccacctggagtctaggcaagagcatggcagcccacattaccatgggacgcattggagaagtctacaacaaggatcttaaggacactatctaccaaatatgtgggcgccgagatgagcaatgggagatgatcaacaccaagaaggacagatccattgcagctttcatccaggagttaaaccagcacattcgacgccaggagaatcagatgtgcgcagacatgatagatttgaagaggcgaagacaaggatcatcgagctggaagaagaactcaagtctacacgcgatggatatgaggaggaaattgcaacactattggagaagaatgacgacctgataaagaagatcggagtattcatgggagatcccgcgccgGGAGAAGAGGACGACGATCCCAATTGCCCGGAGAaatacatcatcatcgacgacaccgactccgacaccagtgatgatgactttgaagacgaagctggagcagacatcatggagtcttccaccgatcaaaatttctagacgACCACCAAATGatagtagtatttcccccatgtatatagtagtagttgagcacttttacgatagttctagaccgtttgtatgcccttgcttgcttgattgagtgaaatgtttgtgtttgtctcatgtgcatatgggtagtgctttctcactagaccccttttcta contains:
- the LOC109768069 gene encoding zinc finger protein 36, which codes for MVIKTDLSLSLVPTATPALNKDDYFAICLAALVATDKEQQASAWNPSPAPAQELRFSCAVCGKAFASYQALGGHKSSHRKPPPTGERCIAVQASAGGGSEASAAASSGESSGGPHQCTVCGRGFKTGQALGGHKHCHYWDGTSVSMSMSVSMSASSAVLRNFDLNLLPMPEKAGVKRWAEEEEVQSPLPTKKLRLLL